CTTCCGGTATAGAATACAGTCATTCTTACAAGCATGAATAACatcataaccaaaaccaaatatcTTCAAGAATTTCTTAATCTCATATGTGGATCTTGGAAGCACATTATCTTCAGGAAGCATGTCGTGAACCATAAGCAAAATCTGATCAAAGAAATTCTCTGAAATCCCACTCTTAACTTTGATGTGGTAGAGTCCCATAATTGCAGCAACTTTGGTGTAGTTTTGGCAGCCCGAGTATAAAGGAGTTTCTGCATCCTCCAACTTCTTCTTAAACTCGAATTCTTCTTCGCCTTTAACTACTACAGGTTGTTCTCCATTCGTATTTGAAGACTGTAAATTGTCTTCATTTTCAAAGAAGGCAGATCTAAACAACTCATAGGCTTCTAAGTCAGCACTTTGATCATCAACTGTATTCTCAACCCTTATGTCTCCATGAATGCTCCAACAAGTATTCATCTTGTACTTCTGATCCATACCTCTAATTACCAAATGATCCAGTACCGTGTTTATATCTTGATGACATAAATTCCGACAATCGATACATGGACACAACATTTGCAGAGGATTACCCAACCTCTTTACCGATTCAAACACAAAAGCATGTGTGAACCTTCCTCATACTCAACGCTTGCTctgtaatttacaaaaatattaaaagtttgaTTAGCATCAGATTAGCATTATAAACTGTGTTGAATTTTTTGACAATAGTAAAATACTTGTCAGTACCTCGGAAGCCAAACCCAAAACTTGTCCATATTGCAACACCGCAACAGCTCCCAGACCAAAGTTGTACGAATACAGATTTGTGAAATCAGACACAGTAATagtgaaacaaaaacattaaactaaATTGAAATCCTTAATTGAAACGAACCCCTAATAAATTTGACCAAATTCAAACCTAAACCCTATAATATTAGCCCCAAATTGAAAGAATAAtcctaaaaatttcaaaaacccTTTTCTCAAAAATCAGTATGTAAACCCTAAACTGTATATTTCAATCTAAAACTTgaataaccaaaactaaccttTAATCGAAAACTTTTACTCTATCTTTGGAAATCGATGTCGATGGGAGACTGAGAGACGGACAGCTTTGTAAATCGATTTGGATATAGAATCGAGATTAGAAAGCGAAACAAGAGGGAAGAGAGAATGAAAacgagagggagagagattaAAATCGATGACGATGCGAAATTAGAAAGTGAAAACAGAGGGAGACAGAGAGACGAGCTGAAATTAAACGAGAGGGAGAGTGAAAACGAGAGTGGAGGGATAATGGAAACAAGAGTGGAGGGAGAGTGAAATTTCACTAAGTGTTAAGCAGGACAAAATAATCTTATAATTAAACTTTCTCCTTTCTATTTAGATAgcgttttttaatttaatttatgcTATTTATACTAAGTGTCACCGTTTTTGATATATCTATAGCATTTACCTAAATTCAAACGCTATTAAAACCTTAACCATAGCAAAACATCAATAAACGCTATAACCCACTGCTATCAGTGCCCAATTTTCCGGTAGTGTAAAAGTTTTCCCCCCAATGGTGGGTTcttattttgagtctcttaatttttttaattttttttttgaaaaataaaaatttaaattagaataTGGATTTATTGCATTtgagatatatgtttataaaattatttcatttcataaaattttaaacataggaaacattaaaacataataaaagagaagtaaaattcataaaaagagCAAATGCTTAAGGGTAttctccaaattttgcccaaatattctcaaccaaatcatcttgtaACTGTTTAGGAGATGTGGAAGCACACCACTTCTGATCGCCATGCATGCTCCAAGGTGAATTTGACATTGTGATCATTGAAGAAGATCTGGTGTGCTAGCTTCATAACGTCATCTTCATTCTGCCCACTAGATTTCTCCCTTGTCGCAGCTTCATAGCATCCAACGAACTTGCAAACATTGTCGTTGATCTTACCCCACCGCTGCTTACAATGACTTGAATCTTTAAATGGTCGACCTACAACATTCAGACATTTAGATACGTAGGTCGCAATCCTTCCCCAAAAGGCTCCAAGTCTCTGCTCGTTTGATGTTATCGGGTCCTTGCTTGTGTTTAGCCAAGCAGACACAAGCATCACATCATCTGCTGGTAACCAAGTATGCCTTGCTCGTCGGTTACCAACAGGTGATGGAGCTGCAGGTGGGACATCAGAACATTGACTCTCATTAGGAGAGTCAATGTGGTTGCAGGTATCATGTTGACTTTGCAGGAGATCGTAGAAGCTAGCAGAGAAACGATATGGATTCAACGAGTCCTCTGAATCCATAGCTGTTGCTTCGTGTGTGTATTAGAAGGAGAAGGAAAGCTTGTTGAGGTTTcgttttttgtgtttggtgtttatgttttgtgttttgtgttttacttATCAATTATCCCTTTATTTACAATCTGAGTTAGTAGTTTACTTTTTAAACTAGTGtgttaaagttttcaatttaaGTTTCTACCCGTTcccacaacaaccaacaaacCCTGAACCATCACACAATAAGTTTGATGTCGACTTCCCTAGACCCTAATCAAGTACTAATGGTatttatcacaaccaacaaacaacaagcaTCCATCATGACTGACTCGACACTTAACTACACTCAAACCAAATAAATGAATaacaccaataaaaaaaaaagagaaaagatcatATGAATACTAAAACAAATCTTAGATTAAGATCATTTGAAAAcagaactaaaacaaaaacaaaataaaaacaaataaaaccggtaataaaaaaagttgaaaattctAACCTTGTGTTATGCTTGGTGATGATCTGTGTCGCTTGAGAACACTAAAGGATGATCAGTGAAAGCCATCACTGATTGTTAAAAGCATCATCGgaaacctgaaataacaaaaaagacaaGTAAACATCAATGGTGTCATCAAGAATGAAGTGTTATAGGAATAGAGTTAAAAACTGCAAGAAACAAAGCATCAATAGACACAGCAAGCATCAATAGACACAGCAAGCGCCTCACCTTGTCGGATTAAGATAACACAACATGATAGTAAACCAAGACAGTTTTAAACTGCAAGAAACACATTCAAAAAAGCAACTTTTTATATACAACTACAAGAGTAACGTGATTACCCTGGCAATAGCCTAGCGGGAGCAAGATATGCAGCCATGGCTTGGCTTGAAACGTAGATGCTAGCTCACTAGGAAGATCAGGGACATTACTGTTAACCtgcaaaattcaaaaacatagCAAAAACTCAATAACATGGCAAAAAGGCACTATCACAAATACGATGGAACATGAGAAACCAACAGAGATATAGGGCAAGAGACCAGTTAGTAACCTAATGTTTCTCTCTTCAAACCCTCCCACACATTAATCCTTGTACCTTGACTGCCTACATCAAAGAGACAAAGGTATTTAATTACTCagggaaccaaaaaaaacatcagagACGCattattaagaagaagaataacagaCAGTGCGAGAGATGCGTTGAGAGCAAGTAACCTGTGGCCTGAAGACATATCAAGTAGAACAGGTTGTAGGTGTGAACAAACCTTAGTAACAGTTAGCATTCTGCAAATTTGGAACCGAGAGAGAGTAGTGATCTGCTGCCTTGTCCCCAATGCCATATTTTAACCTGAAATATATTAACATGTACTTAGAAGAAGGTAAAAAGAACACAGAACCAAAGtacaaattcagaaacaaagaaatgagaACAACCAGCCCTAATCCCAAATTTACGAACAAAATCGAATAAACCCTAATCCCTCCTAACTATTCGCGAATTCAACCTACTAAACAGAGAAACTTACCCTTGCTTCCAATTGCTTCAACCTCATCTGAATGACTCGACTCCAAACTCAAATCAATATCCTCCGATTCGCCTCCGAGATTAAATCCCTTCCGCTTCCCCTTTCTTCTCCACAATCGCCTCTGCTTCCATAGCTGTAACATATCCTTCTCCTCCTTTTATTAAGAATGGActtcgatcgagagagaaacAGCGAGAGATAgatcaagagagaaagagatcgagagtgaaaaaaatttaatcgtcgaaacaaatgtttttttggttcttctatttttttgtccAGCCAACAAACAATCGACACGTACGAGCTCTTAAACCATAATCGAGTATGCAATATTAGAGCCtctcttacatttttttgtttaatctgattttttttttccactaaaaCGTTTCTTAGAACCCTGCGTTGAGGATAACCttagttgcaaaaaaaaatcataattattatattataaaaaaagttatatgtgTCCCATGTTAATTTTAGTTCTGGATCCGCCACTACTatgtaataattataatttaaatttattctaACAAGTTTTATCTATAAACGATTAAAATTGTCATTTAAAATAATGcatatttgcatatatatagttatatatctGATGAGCTAGTAAACAACCAGATCGATATATGAATGGCACAAAGCAGTCTGGTTCTCTTTCTCTACTGTACTCAACGGCACTTATTCCCAACTTGGCTAGTTTATCATGATTATTTAGCAACTGGAGACAGactttttgaggaaaaaaaataaaatttagcaaCTGGAGACAGACTAATTAGAAACTAAGACGTGGGAGTTCGAGTAAGCTGCGTTTTTTGTGGAGAAAGAGTGGAGACAAGAGAATAGATCATCTCTTTTTTGTGTTGTCCTTACTCTTCTCAGGTTTGGCTATCCCTAACTAGAAGCATTATTTAAACCCGTTAGTTATACAGCAAAATGGAGCTTAATCACTTCTCTATTACTTGATGCCACTCAGACATGAGCCAACAATACATTATAAATACATTCACGTTATATAAGGTATGTATAATGTACTCCAAGCAACTGTTCATAGTTTGTGAAGAGAGCGTAATGCaactaatatattaaaaattatataacactCGGGCACGGTGAATGGAGAGGGCCAACGCTATTGGTTTACCCCTCATATCCGTTATATAGAGATTTATTACACTTTTTTCTAATAAACTAAGATTTCATTTTCAGTCCAAAAACTTCAACTCTCAAGATTCATATTTATTATAGTTGTCAAACAATCTTTAGTGAATAACTTTTACATtccatgaaaaaaataaaagattgtgTTTGGGCCTTGGGGCATGATTTATCTTGgaaaaatttcatataaattctccaactaaataattataagcTTTTTAATACCTCAATTAATtttgtacccaaaaaaatactttaattattttttatgcCCAATTTAAATCACCAACTATGATTCCTATACTTATTTAACATTGTATATGAGACGAAGGTTAACGAAATCATAATGGTGTTAGTACTCTGTCTTCTAATTAAATACAGTTAAATATTAACTATACATCGCTTAAGAACTTAAAACCCAAACCTTGTAATCTAGAAAAACACCCTAAATCGAAATCAGAGAGGAACCCTATGTGCAAGTGAGAtccagaaaaatcaagaaatatgaGGTACGATTCAAGGcagataatttgtttttgtggtttttttggTAGCTTATTAAGGTGTAATAGATCTAATGCTCCGATCTTCACAtggattcattttctttttcttatcatcTCTGAATCAtgtattttttgggtttatctctgtttttatttttcttatgggTTCTGAaagttactttttgttttatgtgtaGTTACGATAACGAGAAACTCACCCTGTACATTCACTACGGAGGTTTATTGTCGAAGAAAGGGAAGAATATATGTTATAAAGGTGGTTCGACTGCACCAAATATGCTGGTAGATCCAGATTCGCTTACATTCTCAATTTTTGAAGATTTCACAAATAATCCAGAAACTGTTAGCAATGTGGAGAAGGTATGGTATAGAACCTAATGAGGATATGTCAGCGTTAAGATTGATATGGCAGGATAAGGATAACGAGATTATGAAGATGGCTGTAGAGGCAAAAGATTGTGGAGAGGTTTACATCTACGTTGAACATAGTGTTTCTCCACCAAATGTAATTAATGATGCGAATTTGGTGACTGGAGCATGTTTGGATGATGGTGAAAAGGCTGATGATGAAGGCGATAGTGAGGAAGATGacatagatgaagaagaaagtggtGGTGAAAAcagagaggaagaaaatgatgaagaagagagagatgaagaatgTCAAAAAGAAGACCTAGAGGAAGAAGGAGCTGAGGATGAGAATCAGATATTACTTGAAGGAGCTGCTGATACACGGTTTGCAGATTTGTTTGCAGAAGCTGAACAACAGACTACTACAGTTCATGGTGTGGCTACTCAGCCTAATGTAGATGATGAAAATGGATATGATAGTTAAATTGAGGCTGAGGTACACCTTCCTCCTGGTGAGTATCCAGATTCTGCAGAAGACACTGATGAAGAATGGACAAATTGGCATAAGAAGGATGACTATGGAAGGTCATTGATAGGAAAGAGTAAAGGAGATTATGGAAAACCTCCATACTTATGGTTGATGCAGACATTTAGCAATCGGGATGAGTTCAAGGATCAGCTATTAATGTATGTTTTGAAAACACAGTTTGATGTGAAGTTGAATAAGTGGCATCCTCAGAGGCTTGCAGCTATATGCACACACGAGAAATGTAAATGGAGGATCTATTGCTCCATAGAGAAACCGATACGGAAGTGGATGGTCAAAGTTTATGAAGAGAAACACAACCATTTGCCCACAGGAAGAGCTAGGATgctgatactaggatttttgtttgtcctagcaggttcaattaaccttatgtgttgtagtacttaaggtgtcaatccaaatgggattttgctagcaatcaatatgcaatcaagaaatcacaattCAAGTCAATTcaaaagagtgtttgtctaacaatcctagaatgatcagaatgcaaaacagaaatgagttacaaaactagaaacgaaaatgtatgagaAGAAGTAAATATGAGTAAAAAGCAAATATGATTCTCATCATGAACTATATAGCAGGATCATAAacggtctcaggaatgcaatatcaaTTAGGAAGATagagtcctaaggatgggagtaattgatgtcggtggagtatcctagtctacaaagtatttaacatgccacaagcaaactatccctaaacaatgaacatcacgaattagctaatccaatctcttgacagaagctactcagactcaaccacttccaaacctagctcttgctagagaaacatggtgtAGCAGGCATGATGAaccagttcattcacgtcaacaaacaccctaaacaactaatctcttaggctaggaatataagtctctggcactagttggtcggacatttcatcaaacatcttttgggtgcggaaatgtctaagacctagttccaattgatcagagagaaactagtatttctaactctagtccaaaagggaatcatacaaatctaACTTAAACACCCAATAcactaagatcctccacctaatctatctcatcctcaagaactatcacactactcggatctagaaatcatcatcaacgatacgaacaaagaaaatattgaatcaagcatcattatatagataaaaatgggatgaacaactttgtagaagagaTCCAATgtaaaaactgaataaactcaaagatATCAGATTACAgagtctgagaacgttttagGTGCCTAGGTAAAACCTttaggaaaagaacaaaaacgagataaaagatgtcctgggcaaagacttaacaaaatgtttatatagtccaacatggaaagccctaaaacataaacaacaaggtaaagagtcggtttgggaatctcctcaAGCGTGTGAGACGGAGCGTCTTCCTTCCTGACATGTGAGATCGAGTCAGTGCGCGTCGAGTGTAATGCAACATGAAACCAGTTAATGGAGaaaagttttgggaaaaaactGGTAAACCACCAATTGGAGTTCCAGGTTTTAGAAAAATGCCAGGAAGACCTAATAAATACAGGATAAAGGCAGCACATGAGTGTCCTTCCAATCCAAAAAGAGTGACTCGAGATGGCAGGATAGTAACATGTGGTAATTGTAAGAAGGTAGGACATAATCGTACCACTTGCAAAAATGAAGCTTTTG
The Camelina sativa cultivar DH55 chromosome 6, Cs, whole genome shotgun sequence genome window above contains:
- the LOC104793912 gene encoding nucleosome assembly protein 1;2-like, which encodes MSYDNEKLTLYIHYGGLLSKKGKNICYKGGSTAPNMLVDPDSLTFSIFEDFTNNPETVSNVEKDKDNEIMKMAVEAKDCGEVYIYVEHSVSPPNVINDANLVTGACLDDGEKADDEGDSEEDDIDEEESGGENREEENDEEERDEECQKEDLEEEGAEDENQILLEGAADTRFADLFAEAEQQTTTVHGVATQPNVDDENGYDS
- the LOC104793911 gene encoding glutathione S-transferase T3-like, producing the protein MDSEDSLNPYRFSASFYDLLQSQHDTCNHIDSPNESQCSDVPPAAPSPVGNRRARHTWLPADDVMLVSAWLNTSKDPITSNEQRLGAFWGRIATYVSKCLNVVGRPFKDSSHCKQRWGKINDNVCKFVGCYEAATREKSSGQNEDDVMKLAHQIFFNDHNVKFTLEHAWRSEVVCFHIS